A section of the Prochlorococcus sp. MIT 1341 genome encodes:
- a CDS encoding FAD-binding oxidoreductase — protein sequence MAYSEASVVIGGLAHVPVLIGAFWLFQNWRSGLVNDISLREPPKAAEPTPQPSSSIAPPEATRKSRHKDVPVNLYKPRSPFIGSVLDNYSLLQEGAIGRVNHITFDISGGDPEFNYVEGQSIGIIPAGEDANGKPHKIRLYSIASTRHGDNFEGNTVSLCVRQLQYEKDGETVDGVCSTYLCDINPGDKIKITGPVGKEMLLPEDEDANVIMLATGTGIAPMRAYLRRMFEQAEIQKNGWNFKGKAWLFMGAPKTANLLYDDDFERYKSEFPDNFLYTKAISREQTNAKGGRMYIQDRVLENASEIFEMIENNKTHIYLCGLKGMEPGIDEAMTQAAAEKGMNWSELRPQLKKAGRWHVETY from the coding sequence ATGGCTTACTCGGAAGCAAGTGTTGTAATCGGTGGACTGGCTCATGTACCAGTACTTATTGGTGCATTTTGGCTTTTTCAGAACTGGAGAAGCGGCCTGGTTAATGATATTTCGCTAAGGGAGCCTCCTAAGGCAGCGGAACCTACGCCTCAGCCTTCCAGCTCGATTGCACCTCCAGAGGCCACTAGGAAGTCGCGACATAAAGATGTTCCGGTCAACCTTTACAAGCCTAGGAGCCCTTTCATTGGTAGTGTCTTAGACAACTACAGCCTTTTGCAAGAAGGAGCTATTGGTCGTGTTAACCACATCACCTTTGATATATCAGGAGGTGATCCGGAATTCAACTATGTAGAAGGTCAGAGTATTGGAATTATCCCTGCAGGTGAGGATGCTAATGGTAAACCTCACAAAATAAGGCTTTATTCAATAGCTAGTACAAGACATGGCGACAATTTCGAGGGCAATACAGTTTCATTATGTGTTCGCCAGCTTCAGTACGAAAAAGATGGCGAAACTGTAGATGGTGTCTGCTCTACATACCTTTGTGATATTAACCCTGGAGACAAAATTAAAATCACAGGACCTGTTGGCAAGGAGATGCTTCTTCCTGAAGATGAAGATGCCAATGTAATCATGCTGGCTACTGGAACAGGGATAGCCCCTATGAGGGCTTATTTACGCAGGATGTTTGAGCAGGCAGAGATTCAAAAGAATGGCTGGAATTTTAAAGGTAAAGCTTGGTTGTTTATGGGAGCTCCAAAAACTGCAAATTTGCTTTATGACGATGATTTTGAACGTTATAAGAGTGAATTCCCTGACAACTTCCTTTATACAAAGGCGATTAGCCGTGAACAAACCAATGCTAAAGGTGGAAGGATGTATATCCAAGACAGGGTGTTGGAGAATGCTTCAGAGATCTTTGAAATGATTGAAAATAATAAAACTCATATTTATCTCTGTGGCTTAAAAGGCATGGAACCAGGGATTGATGAAGCGATGACACAAGCAGCAGCAGAAAAAGGGATGAATTGGTCAGAATTGAGACCTCAACTAAAGAAAGCAGGACGTTGGCATGTAGAGACTTACTAG
- a CDS encoding SRPBCC family protein codes for MTSTQSNLSQAISAKAETSESLLLERQTIQQTMERLPNGTRRLAAQLRTPIKASTLWEVLTDYENLNTFIPNLSTSELISRSENKVKLKQVGTQKFVGVKFSAKVQIELTENKKIGDLEFCLLKGDFRRFEGAWRIRPQIEGEGTFLLYELTVQGCLGMPVGLIEQRLREDLSTNLLSVEKEANKREKIFKLLDSD; via the coding sequence TTGACTTCTACCCAATCGAACCTAAGTCAAGCGATTTCAGCGAAAGCTGAGACCTCAGAATCGCTTCTTTTGGAACGGCAGACAATCCAGCAGACAATGGAGCGCCTCCCTAACGGAACAAGGCGGCTAGCAGCACAATTAAGAACCCCTATAAAAGCAAGCACACTTTGGGAGGTCCTTACCGACTACGAGAATTTAAATACTTTCATACCAAACCTCTCCACCAGCGAACTAATTTCTCGCAGCGAGAACAAAGTTAAATTAAAACAAGTTGGGACTCAAAAGTTTGTTGGGGTGAAATTCTCAGCAAAAGTACAGATTGAACTAACAGAAAATAAGAAAATCGGAGATCTTGAATTTTGTTTATTAAAGGGAGATTTCAGGCGATTTGAAGGCGCATGGAGAATTAGACCGCAGATAGAGGGCGAAGGGACCTTTTTGCTTTACGAATTAACAGTTCAAGGATGCCTAGGGATGCCTGTGGGCCTAATAGAACAACGACTTAGAGAAGACCTTTCTACAAACCTTCTTTCAGTCGAGAAAGAAGCCAATAAAAGAGAAAAAATCTTCAAACTTCTCGACAGTGATTAA
- a CDS encoding histidine kinase codes for MVRDHPIERPRLQLLLVAARHHLSRGDLRGLINYLEGDDCEFGVTLQIIDPKEKPELLELHRLVALPALIKLSPTPKQIFAGSSIFKQFQSWIPRWQQEEFVTGLGLSLKPSQLDTSLTQRELQLEDELLVLRQENQTLIKRIHSQERLLRMVAHELRTPLSAARLAVQSQQLGQIDLEHFQDVITRRLEEIEFLSKDLLEVGITRWEALFNPQKLDLGSVCAEAILELEKLWRTRNIEIRTDIPSDLPKVFADQRRMRQVLLNLLENALKFTQDGGNISLTMLHRTSQWVQIEVSDSGPGIPEDEQQRIFLDRVRLPQTSEQTSGFGVGLSVCRRIVEVHGGKIWVVSEPDKGASFYFKVPVWRGQGEESHQLP; via the coding sequence TTGGTTCGAGATCATCCCATTGAAAGACCTCGGCTTCAATTGCTTCTTGTTGCTGCTCGTCATCACCTTTCTAGAGGTGACCTCAGAGGACTTATAAATTATTTAGAGGGTGATGACTGTGAGTTTGGAGTGACTCTCCAAATAATTGACCCTAAAGAAAAGCCAGAATTGCTAGAGCTACATCGTTTGGTGGCGCTTCCTGCTCTGATTAAGTTGTCGCCAACTCCTAAGCAGATTTTTGCTGGATCATCAATTTTTAAACAGTTTCAAAGTTGGATTCCACGCTGGCAGCAAGAAGAATTTGTTACTGGTTTGGGCTTAAGCCTTAAGCCTTCTCAACTTGACACCAGCCTTACACAGAGAGAATTGCAATTAGAGGATGAGCTTTTGGTTCTTCGTCAAGAGAATCAAACTCTTATAAAGCGAATTCATTCGCAAGAAAGGTTGCTAAGGATGGTCGCACATGAATTACGAACTCCTCTTAGTGCAGCGAGGCTTGCAGTACAAAGTCAGCAATTAGGTCAAATTGATTTAGAGCACTTTCAAGATGTAATCACAAGGAGACTGGAAGAGATTGAATTCCTCTCCAAGGATCTTCTTGAGGTTGGGATTACACGATGGGAGGCATTATTTAATCCTCAGAAACTTGACTTGGGGAGTGTTTGTGCAGAAGCGATTTTGGAGCTCGAAAAGCTTTGGAGGACAAGAAATATTGAAATTAGAACTGATATTCCGTCTGATTTGCCAAAGGTTTTTGCTGATCAACGGCGAATGCGGCAGGTTTTGTTGAATCTTTTAGAAAACGCTTTGAAATTTACTCAAGACGGAGGAAATATCTCTTTAACAATGCTTCATCGCACTAGTCAATGGGTCCAAATTGAGGTCTCTGATAGTGGACCTGGTATTCCAGAAGACGAACAACAAAGAATCTTCTTAGATCGTGTTCGACTTCCTCAGACCTCTGAGCAAACTTCTGGGTTTGGGGTCGGGCTCTCAGTTTGCAGAAGAATTGTTGAGGTGCATGGTGGGAAAATATGGGTGGTATCAGAACCTGATAAAGGCGCATCGTTTTATTTCAAAGTTCCAGTTTGGCGGGGTCAAGGAGAAGAGTCTCATCAACTGCCTTGA
- a CDS encoding cAMP phosphodiesterase, with protein MKSHRLLLITRVLLVIPIGLLSSPALAEAKNDSSAKPAATNSDIFLYRGLGASYVCNALRIGVEFPKSVGIAAATYTQVLNGRHAGKIASSGDKKLSNKQLFMGAEFQLVNAAVEYCPKLVPEDVKKKVAKANKELIDREKKKRK; from the coding sequence TTGAAATCCCATCGGCTTCTACTCATAACAAGAGTTCTTCTAGTAATTCCAATAGGACTCTTGAGTTCTCCGGCACTTGCAGAGGCTAAAAACGATTCGTCTGCAAAACCAGCGGCTACAAACAGCGATATATTTCTCTATAGAGGTTTAGGCGCTTCATATGTATGCAATGCCCTTCGAATAGGAGTGGAGTTCCCCAAGTCGGTTGGAATTGCTGCAGCAACTTATACACAAGTGCTTAATGGCCGACATGCTGGCAAGATTGCCAGTTCTGGAGATAAAAAGCTTTCCAACAAACAGCTTTTTATGGGAGCAGAATTCCAACTTGTCAACGCCGCTGTTGAATACTGCCCGAAGCTTGTACCTGAAGATGTCAAGAAAAAAGTTGCGAAAGCAAACAAAGAGTTAATAGATCGTGAAAAGAAAAAAAGAAAATAA